tgTTTGGCtgatgagaaaataaaagaaagtaaaatagagttttgtatttttttaatttttcaaatgggTATAATATGTTTGGTAGGTGAGAAAGTGAGGAAAGTGCAAGgaattgttttagttttttatggATCTTGAATTGTTTGGTTGGTAAGAAATggtaagaaaatgaaataaatttgtgttcaattattttgaggtttttttttaattaaaaataactaaaatttttttagtaatttgaaAGGATATTTTTGGAAGATCATtgaaaaattgttaattatttttggaattttaagcataaaaaaatattacataacTGTGATGTGATGGAAGTGTAAATATTAAACCGAACATGACAATGTTATATTAATGTAATGTGATACCATGAATCTAACATTAAATGAATTCCATTACAGCTTGATGTAACATCAAGTGAACCAAACTGTTGTGGGTCTAGTTCATGTGAAAGCTCATTTAATGAGCGTGTTGGCCAAAAGAGTCCTAAATTAAGTCATGTTAGGAATTCATATTCTGCTAGGAAAAAAAGACTAAGGCGGCTGAAactttttttgtatataaaaagcAGGTGTGTGCTATGTATTgaatagaaaatagagaaagtGAAAGACGCacaagagaaaagagagagcagCCAAAGAGGGAGCCGCttagagaaaaataagatagCCAAGAGAGAGCTGTGcgtgaagaagaaaatagagaggaGAGAACAAAGTGTTGCCATCATGGAGAGAGACAATTAGTGtgtgtgagaaaaaagaaaaacaatagagATTTTTCTTTAGTCGTGAGACACACAcaagaattattgtaattgatttgataatagtgaattgaTTTAGAGTTTATCCCATAgtttttcccttcaaagagAAAGAGTTTTCCACGTAAATATTTGCATTCTTGTGtataattgttattttaaattgatagtttttgtgataatattatttgggaccCAACACAAATGccccaataattttttaaacgCAACAAAATTTGAGTAGAAACTACATAACATATATTGCtgcatttcttctttttttttctttttcatagcTTAATTTGgtaatcaaattttcaatcaaaacataacaaaaaataacaacGCTTTATTTtccaatatataaataactaaattatttACCCAtgtgatgtattttttttccctgatgATGAAGTAGCTAAAAGTACATCGAATAAGCAATCAAATTGCAGAAAACATTCTACTTCCGCTTGTTTGGAAGAGTAGGGATGCTTTGTTCATTCCTAAAGAAGTTACCAGGATCAACCTTAGTCTTAATCTCTACCAACCTGTTGAAATTACCCTTGAAATACTTGATCCCATAAACTCTTCCTTCTTGGTAACTTGCCTTGCCATTATGGTTAATCCCCAAGTCAAGATCTTTATAGTTGAAAAATGCCTCCCTTGGATTCTTGGACACAAATGGAGTCATGAAACTGTAAAGCTTTCTTGTCAAATTTATATAGTAATCTGTAACCTCTTCCCCACCTTCATTCCAATTTGCTGCATACTGAATCTTTGCCAGGTTTCCTGCTCGATGAGGGAAAGGAACTGCCTCAGCTGGAATCTCACTCATTCTTCCACCATAAGGATTGAATGTCAGTGCCACGTATTTCAGCTCAGTCAATTTCTTCCAAATCAACTCCAGCCCAGCCTTTGAAATCGGCTCCTTCACATAGTCTGATTTCCTCTTCAAGTAAGTTAGTGTTTGAGGTACTCGACTAAGCAAAACATCATTTGGCGTGCCAAGAGCGAAGTTTGTCCAGAAAAGCACAGATTGAACCCAGCTGGTTTCATTgcaatctgatttttttaaaccCAATTCAGGAAAGCTCTTGTTCATGACAGAGAGAAGTTGCTCAGAGTCACCAAGGAAAAGAGCGAAGAATGTAGCTCTTCCAGTATTCTCTTTATTTGTGCCATTTACCACGTCCAAGATAAGCCTGATGAAAAGGTTTTCATCGATCTTATCTGCAACATGTTGCCACTTAGACACAATGTCTGTGGCATTTTGTTCTAAAGTTTTTGCAACATTGAAAACAGTTACTATCTCTGGAACACGAACAAGTTTGATTTTATATGACACAACCACTCCAAAGCTAGCTCCTCCACCACCTCTAATAGCCCAAAACAAATCTTCTCCCATGGATTTTCTATTCAGAAGTCTTCCTTTGACATCAACTAATTGGGCATCAATAATGTTATCGACTGAGAGGCCGTACTTCCTCATCATGTTGCCATAGCCTCCTCCACTAAAGTGGCCTCCAACACCAACCGTGGGACAAACCCCAGCTGGGAAACCATGGGTGTTGCTTTTCTCATAGATTCTATAGTAAACTTCACCAAGAGTTGCTCCTGCTTGAACCCAAGCAGTCTCACTTTCCACATCAATGTCAATGGATCGGAGATTGAACATGTCAAGGACAAAGAATGGGACTTCTGCCACATAAGACACCCCCTCATAGTCATGGCCTCCACTTCGGATTTTCATTTGGAGGTTATGCGTTTGAGCACAAACGATGGCTGCTTGAATGTGAGAGTCATGCAAAGCAGTGACAATGAGAAAAGGTTTACGAGTTGTGGTCGTGTTGAATCGAAGGTTTCGGATGTAGGCTTGCAAGACAGATGAGAAGGAGCCATTGTTGGGAGTATATATTGCTGCAGAGATTGGATGGGATGGCTGAGAATGGTTTAGAAGGCAGTGAATAAAGGACTCAGAAGCTGATACTTGCCTTGAGAGAGAAAGTAGGAAAAATATTGAGAGCAATGGAAGCATTGTTGCCCTTAATATCCCCATATTTGGTATATTGGATTGGGCCTAGTAAGAGAGGCTGAGTTTTTACTTGAATCGCCTAGCTAGGGTGGAAATATATATAGAGATTGGCCGGCTAAGAAACTCGTTGAACAATAGATGAGATGATTTTGTAAGCCACCTCTTATTTTGACCAAGAAAATTCAACACACAAGAGATAGGAACGTAAGATTTAGACATTGAGATTTCAGAATCCAAATCATTGAATACAAAATCATCATataataatcattttattattgatCAGAGccctatattaaaaaaaatgtttgtcaTATATAGCAACATCAAGCACCttcatttataaaattcttATATGCATCATAAATTTCTATATCCCATATCCAAATCTGCAATGTCATGCACATGCCTCTCTGCGCCCGCTGCTCTTGACCTAAATTCAATTAAGGAGTACTATAACAGATTATTTTTGCTTCTACTGCCACCACGTACATTTCTTCATTTCGGGTTCTCCTACAACAAGTTGCATTATCCGTTAGACTTTTTTCATTTGGTCGTTAGTTTCATTGTTTgattgtttgtgtgtgtgtgttttggttCCGTTCACAGACAATGCAGGTTGATCAGCTGTTACATGCTACTTACGTAagacaatattaattttttaataaatgaggTCAACTTCATGGGCACAacatataatataattcaaaattgttAGGCGAAGATAGGGTCACAAAGGAGTTGAGCACTGTTGCACGATACTAGATGGggttcatttattttgttatcaTACTTTTCCGACTTTGCCAAAGGACTTATAACTGAATTGACATCTTTCCATGCACAAAATGCTTGAGGATCTAGAGAAGAAATAATTTGAGCTGCGAGATTAGCatcatattgtaattatctttaaaaaataaaaaaaaaacattaccgACCTTTGAGTTTTAAAGGAATCAAGCAAAGGTTAACACTAAGATTTtgaccaccgcacacccttggtgcagtagtcactccacaggtataagtgtttgtgaggtgTGGAGGGTAAGggtcggagttcaagtctctaggagagagcttcacacacatatacacttagattaggctagagtagaaaacactaagattttgaattttggttcatttattttgttttcaaatttatttacaCACTTTAAGAGCAGTAATTTCTATAcagaatgaaataaaattgcATCGTTTTCAGATTTGTCCTATTTTAATTACCATACTCATTAGTACTATCAAATTCAATTTGATCCACGCAATCCGGAAAATcacaataataatttaaaatattctcCTGTGGGAGAAGACGTTGCAAGAAGCCATGCACCTCCTAGCccctgaatatatatatattttttaataatattatgtcTAGTTAAAGCTTCTCGTAATATATAGTcaaattttaaagttaaattaaaaaaaaaattacacctaCTACATTCTCAAAGATTAAGTTAGTCCTCATAGACTTGAAAAAATGGAAATTGTCAATTGACACACACCTATGGTCTCTTTGTAAACGaagaaataaacaatttttagttAATAAATACTAAGAGTCTGTTTAGTGGAGTAATtaaaacacacattttcagtttttaaataattttacacattttttcacatactttttcactcacacgtatttcaaaaaactataaataacattactcaaactcttTTACCAAGCAAGCCCTAAAACTCTATGGTTAATTTATGGTTAGCCTAGAGTTATTTAGTATTAAACCCTATAATATTCATTGTACATTGAAGAgcataaaagtataaaaaaaaaacttgccgCCAAGTGCTTTTCTTTGCGGACGTAAGCAGTCAGATCCTTCTTTTCTCTGCGTTTGGTTTTAACATAGGTTGAATTTTGGTATGGAAAATTTGGGTTATgcaggtgtttttttttttttttttttttttctgcagatttagactgatttgatttttgtgaaTCCGCTTTGTGTTGCTTGTGGATTTAGGCggattttgattgattttttattggGTTGTTTACAAGGATGGAGCCAGAGCTTGAGGTTAGGAGAGGCGGCTTTGTTATTGGTTGCGTGTGGCGACTCTAGCCTTGGACTATGTTGCTTAATagctaataatttatttatttgtattttttatgtgtgCATTTAGGtatgaacaaaattattttttttaaaattttttaaagggcaaGGTTGTTTGTTTAGggtaaaattaattaattaggattaattgtttttagctttactactagtaatttttgttgctgggtaattttttgggcttgtttattttgttttagattttagatctagtctttaaaatgagaaaaatgctaaagttacaaacttttttttacaaattgttaatgtagtaagtggttattagtaagtaaaaatgtgatataAGTGATGGACCTAGATGCAATCCAATAAGAATTCACtacctcaatagtttgtaaaaaattgctaaaattggtacctatatttatatttatacatatacatatatatatatatatatatatatatactaatttttttttaaaattagggggGGCCATTACCCCCTTTGTCCAAGTCTCCCTCTGTCCCTGGTTGTTTGCATTGATTtttgtagaaagaaaaaaataatatttgagaGAAATATGAATAGAGTAATGAGATTGATTTaatataaatgatttttttgtcaaaaggTAGTAGTTTTCTGTGTATATTTTTTGTGTGCTGAATACAATCGTATATAGATGCAGAGCAAAGGAACCTATTCTAGCCTATACATATCTTGCGGCAAAAAATAAGGGAATCCCTTGAAGTATGGGATTTACATAGACATATTTCTATACTTATCTTATTAGACAGCTCACGCCAACACTCCCTCTCAAGTTGGTGCATAGATATCTTTTATGCCCAACTTGTCAAGTGAGTTGTAGAAGTTCCTTGCATAATCGGTTTGCTTTTGTGAGTACATCAGCCAACTGGTCTTCTGATTTAACAAATGGAAGCTGAATAATCTTTTCTTCAAGGTTTTGTTTGATGAAGTTCCGATCTACCTCAACATGCTTAGTGCGATCATGTTGAACCGGATTGTAGGAGATAGCAATGGCCGCCTTGTTATCACAGAATAAGTTCATTTCGGAACTAGGAGCAACACCGATCTCAGCTAGCAGCTTTTTCAGCCAAAGGAGCTCGCATATTCCCTTAACCATTCCCTGAAATTCAGCTTCAGCACTAGACAAGGAAACTACCTTCAATTTCTTGCTCCTCCATTTAACCAGGTTGCCTCCCACAAAAGTAAAGTACCCAGCAGTAGATTTCCTGTCCGTGATGTTCCCTGCCCAATCCGCATCAGTGTAGCCAACAACCTTCAAATGACCATTCTTTGAGAACATAAGCCCTTTCCCAGGAGAGGACTTCAGATAATGAAGGATTCGCATTACGGCATCCATATGGTCTTCACTCGGGTAGTGCATGAATTGACTCACTACACTCACAGCATAAGCAATATCTGGCCGAGTATGAGATAAATAGATGAGTTTACCCACTAACCGTTGATACCTTTATTTGTCTGCTGGTACTTGGTCTACATATTCTCCAAGTTTATGATTTTGGACAATTGGAATATTAGCAGGCTTACACTCTAATAATCCCACCTCTGCCAGCAAGTCTAGTATGTATTTCCTTTGGGAAAGAAATATGGCTTGTCTTGACCTTGCCACTTCAAtactcaaaaaatatttaagccCTCCTAAGTTCTTCATCTCAAACTCAGTTGACAATTGCTCTTGAAGCCTGGATATTTCTTCTACATCATCTCCTGTAATTATcatgtcgtctacataaacTATGAGGGCTGTTATTTTTCCCAATCGATGTTTTAGGAAGAGAGTGTGGTTAGAATTGCTTTGTTGAAATCCATATTTCCTCATTGCCAAACTTAACCTGCCGAACCATGCTCAAGATGATTGCTTTAGTCCATACAATGCTCATTGTAACCTACATGCAATCTTTGCCTCTGATGTAGTAGTATATCCGGGTGGAATGTCCATGTAAATCTCCTCTTCAAGATCACCATGGAGAAATGCGTTTTTTACGTCAAGTTGGTGCAATGGCCAATCTAAGTTTGCTGCAAGAGATAACAGAACTCTAACAGTTTTTAGTTTGGCTATAGGTGAGAAAGTTTCCTGATAATCTATACCATGTTTCTGTGTATAACCCTTTGCTACCAACCTTGCCTTGTATCGATCAATCGACCCATCTACTTTATATTTAATGGAGAAAATCCACTTGCACCCCACTGTCTTCCTCCCTTCAGGCAACACACTCAAAACCCATGTGTTATTTTTCTGCAACGCCTCTAATTCTTCTTTTATAGCTTGAGCCCATTTCGGATCCGATAAAGCTTCTTCAACACTACTTGGAATCTGACATGAGGAGAGTGTATGTGCAAAAGCCTTGAAAGGTTTCGATAATCTTTGAGTAGACACATAGTTGGCTATTGGATACTTGGATCGCCGTTCTTCTATGTCTGGGGAGTATCGATTTGGAGGCTTGCCTCGATTGTGTCTGAAAGGTAGGACATAACCCGCAGATGTATCTATAGCATTAGTTTGTAAAGGTGTGGTAGGAGAGCTTACCTCAGGAATATTCTCAGCAGGGGGGTCGTTGGGTACTAAGGGGTGAGGGAATTCATCAGATTCTGCATCTTCTGATGATTCAATCACTGGTTCAACTTTAGTTCTTAAAGGTTCAGGTACAGGTTCAGGTTCAGATCTAGGTACATGTTCAACCATGTCGTTGTCATCATTCGGATGTGCTGGATTGTCACCAACGTCTAACACTTCAACATTAGACCAATTCCGTTCTTCACCATAGATCTCCCCCTGAAGAGGGGAATTAGATACCGGTGACGagaaaaatttttcaaattctaGGAAGGTGACATCCATGGTAATGTAGATTCTTTTAGCAATGGGATTGTAGCATCTATATCCCTTTTTGTGTACTCCATAGCCCAAGAATAAACACCGGACAGCACATGGGTCCAACTTAGTTCGTTGATTTTTATGGAGGTGAACA
The sequence above is drawn from the Castanea sativa cultivar Marrone di Chiusa Pesio chromosome 5, ASM4071231v1 genome and encodes:
- the LOC142637276 gene encoding berberine bridge enzyme-like 8: MGILRATMLPLLSIFFLLSLSRQVSASESFIHCLLNHSQPSHPISAAIYTPNNGSFSSVLQAYIRNLRFNTTTTRKPFLIVTALHDSHIQAAIVCAQTHNLQMKIRSGGHDYEGVSYVAEVPFFVLDMFNLRSIDIDVESETAWVQAGATLGEVYYRIYEKSNTHGFPAGVCPTVGVGGHFSGGGYGNMMRKYGLSVDNIIDAQLVDVKGRLLNRKSMGEDLFWAIRGGGGASFGVVVSYKIKLVRVPEIVTVFNVAKTLEQNATDIVSKWQHVADKIDENLFIRLILDVVNGTNKENTGRATFFALFLGDSEQLLSVMNKSFPELGLKKSDCNETSWVQSVLFWTNFALGTPNDVLLSRVPQTLTYLKRKSDYVKEPISKAGLELIWKKLTELKYVALTFNPYGGRMSEIPAEAVPFPHRAGNLAKIQYAANWNEGGEEVTDYYINLTRKLYSFMTPFVSKNPREAFFNYKDLDLGINHNGKASYQEGRVYGIKYFKGNFNRLVEIKTKVDPGNFFRNEQSIPTLPNKRK